The DNA sequence GAAATTTTGGCCAGATAAGGATATTTTTCACTGATGAAATGGTGGAAATCATTTTTACCAAATCCTGGTCCGGCAATGATAATTCCTTCTATTCCTTCAAAATTATTTATGGTACTGGCTATTTCATCATAAAATTTGTTTATTACTTGTTGACGGTTTTTTTGTACTACTCTCTTGCCTGTAACCCCCCCAATAATGGGTCCATAATATTCAACTCCATACTGGCGAAGTATTCCCATATCGGCAACATCATCTTCAATCACCACCACCAGTGCACGTGGTATTTTTGATGCATCTATTGCTTCTTTAATTCTTTTTTGATGCCATCTGGACCATCTTTCCTTTTCTATCCTCACCGAATTGCTGAGTTTCAAATCAATGGTATGGTGAGATCCAAAGGAAACTAAATCTTCTGGCCCCTTTTCAATAATACCTTTTGCCCGTAATTTTCCAGTGTATTTATGAAAATTAATGTTTTCCACTCGTATTCCCATAAAAAATGTTTTTTTAATTCCCCGGTCACTGCGCAGACGTTCTCCACTGGTGTCTTGCATTCGGCGGGTAGTCTTTGATGAAATCAGATCTCCCGGTTCTATAAGATGGGAAAGATGCCATAGATCGTCTAGAGTTTCTGGTAATAATTCTATTATTCCTCTTTTTGCATCTTGGTGTATGATACGCATGATTTAACCTTCATGAGAAATTAGATAGTTTACTTTTTTTTGGTTGCTTCGATTTTGATTTTTATTTTTTTTAAGATGTTATTTACACAGTATTTACCTTATTAATCTTTAACTTTTTTTTTCAACATCTTTTTTTTGTATTGATGTTCATTTTTAACCCTGATCATAAATTTTATATAAAAGGTATTACACATTTGTTTTTGGTGATTAAAAATGAACAAAGAAATGGAAAGTAAGATAAGAGAAACACTAGAAAACGTTAAACCATGGCAAAGAGTCCCCACTTCATTAGAAGGGGTGTTTTTGATAAAGGCACCTACAAGGGGAGATCAAGATAGTATAATGGTGGAAATTAATCCTTTAGATGAATTTGGACGCCCTATAAAGAGGAGAGGCATATTTTTGCAGCATAAAATTCAATTAGAAAGATTTTTAGATGTTATGCAAGAATCTCGTCTGATGGAATTTTTAGATACTATTGATTCTATGGCCGGTAGCAATGGGGAGAATGTCGGAATGTTGAAGATCTAAAGGGAGGTAGGATGCATATTACATCAAGATTAGTGTTTTCGGATGAGGGATAAATAATATATCCTTCTCCTGCTATAGATAACCTTATGCAAGTAGCGGTTATTGGTGGAACCCGTGGACTGGGAAAGTGGATAGCTAATTTTCTTAAAAAAAAAGGATACAAAGTTATCATAACTGGACGTAATTCCATTATGGGTGAAGCCATTGCCAGTAAAATTGGGGTTTCATACACATCTGATAACATTAAAGCTTCTTCTGATTCTGATGTAGTTATTTTAGCAGTACCTATAGATGTAACTCCTCAAACTATCAAAGAAATAGCCCCTCACATACGCAAAGGTTGTTTATTACTTGATGTGACTTCTGTAAAGGAATTGCCTGCCAAAGTTATGTACGAACATGCTCCAGAGGGTGTGGAAGTACTGCCCACCCACCCCATGTTTGGGCCCAGAGTCAGGTCACTGGATGGCCAAGTTGTTGTTTTAACTCCGAAAAACCATGGTCAATGGTATCAGAAAGTGGTTGATTTTTTGGAAACAGAGCAAGCACGGGTTTTGGTGACCACACCGGAGGATCATGACCGTATGATGAGTATTGTACAGGGATTAACTCATTTTGCCTACATTTCAGTTGCTAGTGCTATTGAAAGGATGAAAATTGATGTTAAACAATCGCGAAATTTTGCAAGTCCCATATATAGTTTGATGTTAGATATGATAGCCAGGATTGTTGCTCAAAATCCATATCTATGCTATTCCATCCAGACTCAGAATCGATACATACCTGAGGTACATGATGCATTCATGGAAACATTTCATGATCTCAAATCAATGGTTGACCACAAAAACCAAGATGGATTCGTAAAAGCCATGAGTTCGGCAGCTAAACACCTAGATGATCTCGAAGCTGCTCTGGGCAGATCTGACAAGGCAATATCCGCGTTAAGTGTTGAAGTAAGCAATTTAAAAAATTCTATTGGAAAGGAAGTTGGCTTACGTCACATGTACTCTGGAAAAATTCACATTGGAGTTTTAGAATCATTGAATCCTGATTTTGTAACTTTAAGAGAGAACAATAAGAAAATTACATTAAAACTTTCCAATATTGAGGTTTTAAATTCAGAAGAAATAATCGATTGGAAAAAAATTAATTTTCCGTTAAAATCATTTGATATTTCTGTTATTTTTCCGGATAGTTCCCAACCAGAAATAATATCTCACACAATTAATACATTGGAAGATGTGGTTAAAGTGGAAATTAAAGATGTTTATCAGGGTG is a window from the Methanobacterium sp. genome containing:
- a CDS encoding mRNA surveillance protein pelota; the encoded protein is MRIIHQDAKRGIIELLPETLDDLWHLSHLIEPGDLISSKTTRRMQDTSGERLRSDRGIKKTFFMGIRVENINFHKYTGKLRAKGIIEKGPEDLVSFGSHHTIDLKLSNSVRIEKERWSRWHQKRIKEAIDASKIPRALVVVIEDDVADMGILRQYGVEYYGPIIGGVTGKRVVQKNRQQVINKFYDEIASTINNFEGIEGIIIAGPGFGKNDFHHFISEKYPYLAKISRLENTGAGGRTGIYEVLQKGILEEMATEGRIAHEIRMMARVLEEIGKTSNKVVYGKKETKIAAEAGAIENLLIIDELLRERDVEKIMDMTENLGGSVMVLSSEHDGGKQLSALGGLAALLRYALN
- a CDS encoding prephenate dehydrogenase → MQVAVIGGTRGLGKWIANFLKKKGYKVIITGRNSIMGEAIASKIGVSYTSDNIKASSDSDVVILAVPIDVTPQTIKEIAPHIRKGCLLLDVTSVKELPAKVMYEHAPEGVEVLPTHPMFGPRVRSLDGQVVVLTPKNHGQWYQKVVDFLETEQARVLVTTPEDHDRMMSIVQGLTHFAYISVASAIERMKIDVKQSRNFASPIYSLMLDMIARIVAQNPYLCYSIQTQNRYIPEVHDAFMETFHDLKSMVDHKNQDGFVKAMSSAAKHLDDLEAALGRSDKAISALSVEVSNLKNSIGKEVGLRHMYSGKIHIGVLESLNPDFVTLRENNKKITLKLSNIEVLNSEEIIDWKKINFPLKSFDISVIFPDSSQPEIISHTINTLEDVVKVEIKDVYQGEQIPKGFKSLTFNYQVIYPSSRKKVEELLVGLGGKIR